The genomic region cactaagtcataagttcaagaatgggaacatattcaagtgtttgctggttatttgttacattttctattggcagaataggattgttacgcttcaataaaaaaatgttaagttacacttcggctttgtgactttagtgctatacctaaagtaaataaaattacctaattttaaggtaaaataaaattgtcttgATCATTaccaataatgaaaatagaagatatgctgtctcttgcatcacaaaaattctcaatagttaagtatgtggtcttgtagtcatgattttttttcggtcactgtcttgactgtctcaattggactcggtcttgacttggactcgaacctctttggactcagTCTTGAcgtggactcgaacctctttggacttggacttgtcttggactcgacaacggtggacttgactacagccctagtaGCAACCATGATGTTAGGATTACCATTGGCAAACCCATAgttttactgtggttaaacaattattttttaattttcgtaagggtataTGGTAGTAATTCAACACATGTCAGTCAGGTTAATGTTTAAAGAATCGTGTACAAATGAGATATCTATGATCGTCTGGGTGCATGCATTAAAGTGTCTGCTTGACTGGCGCGTTATTGAACCAACCAGATAAGAGAAAACGATGAGTCATCAggaacctcatttgattggtcacaagaaggtagccccgcctccccCTTCATGCTTGCAAACTCAAATTAGTGTGAGAATCGTGCCAAAAGTGTACGCGCGAGACGGAACCGTACACATCGGTTTACTGCAAGAAACAGTTTTCGCCTGCGTAGGCAAGAcgtttgcaacagatttattttacacacacaaagactgcgcggttctgcgcgatgaatccgttttgcagttcataacaccATTGTTTTAGCACGCACACCTCTGTTTACAGACTCGCAATGCTTTTGGCCGTATTTCAGTGCAAAAAAacgtgccaaaagtgtaagcgtggaaaaaacggaggtcagaagaatacagttcataattatttgacgtaatatgaagttgccgtttcacaacacatgaattacgcttacgaaaaatgttacaatgccgcaaaacttgttttctttcgcttgcagcttgatttacacctttacaaaacttttttgcgaatgcaaatttattttacgcttgcaatgtcacgtacgcttttacaaatcctgcgcatgcaaatcttttagGCACGAATTTACCTTCATAAATACCCcccattatatttatttatatatgtatatgtttgtgtgctgtATGTTTctcaaatgtattaatttatttaatttattacaattaaattaaatgatcacCATAGTAAAGGAGTAAAAATGCACTGAATTTGTCAACTGATTTAGTCCTGAATATACTGAACCATGTTTCTAAATCAGTTATATATTCAGATActctttatttacatttatcttattatacagtaaacataGATGTAGTAAAACACATAACAAATAAGTATGACTTATGTTTTAAGGTACAGTCAGAGTAAATATCTGTATATGCCAGACAGATCTCTAGAGATGGAGATTATAAACGTGAAAGGTGCTATAAACTGGTGATCATAGGGTCTGTCTGTAGCTCTCCATCGCTCttcaataaacaataaactcagtttaTTTTAGCATTACTTTGTCTCCTGcctgttgtttttcttgttcaTCTCTGTATCTGCCTCATGCTTGACTTGAAATGTTAACTCACAACAGTATTGATATTTTGAGTATGGACTCGAGTCATTTCTTGACAGAGAGATCTAAACTTGTAGTGTACCCAGACCTGGATAGTAACGGATTATATATCATCTGGATTATGTTATTATCAGATTGCGAAAATCaagaactacattttaaaatactcataATTGGGCTGCAGTTATTTTGAATGGATCACATGATGAGGGAAGGGGTGTGGAATCACACAGAGATCAGTAACGAGACATGATGCAGAATGAAGCGGCCCACAGCGTTTGACTGCTGGATGTTTAGACACTAGAGGTGCGACAAGACCAGATGAGACATGAGATTGGGTTCACGAGAGATTTTTACACTATTTTCAAGAAATCCTCAGTGATGAAATGCAGATTATGAGGTTGCTCATTTCAGACTTTATTTACTCTCTTCGATTCAATCGCTGTGATTGAGTTTATGATTGTAAAACCCACTGTTTTTATCTCTTTTGCTGCTTCAGTTTGAGGGAGAGATTCacactgtattttgtatttacatctgcatcagtgtataaagtgcgggattaaaaatcataaaattaaatgatttaaattatgTGTTATAAACACTATAAACTATAAACgctatataataattattttattaaatatatattttaaatatttgccttattttatactataatattaaaatatattctcatcatggctatctttgttacataaactgtagatgtgttgagatgtttgtaactgttattttaacgtgtctaccatggtattttacccaaattgtgttgtgtatatgtatttgatcACATCCTCTTTTATATATACATGTTGTATTTCACATTTTTGTGAAATTCTATTGTAATATAGAGGGTCAACTGAAAGGATAAGATTCAAAATGTTAACATTGTCCTCCTGGCCTGCAGGCAATTCCTGATGACAGTGAGGAGGGCCCTAGTCAGTCAGGTGAGGATCTGCCGGAGGGCAGCCACAGTAGAAAAAGACAGCATGAGGAAGGAGAGAAAGTAAGATTGCAGACAGAAGAAGCAGGTACAGAACAAGGAGGGACAGGAGACAACACAGAGGAAGAGAAGGTTGACACGATAATGACATATACAAAGCCAAATCAACCTGACCCTGACGTTTGGCAAAAACAAGTGATGAAAGACACTGACATTTCAAAAATTATGGTATCAGAGGGTCACAAAGTTTCTGTTACAACTGCTGCCTATGAAAACAGGCCTGTTACTACACAGTTGAGCAGTGCAGTCAGGACACAGCAGGCTAATctgttcaaaataaataatagggGGTGAGATGTTTCTGGCGAGGCAGGGATTGGCTTTTAGGGGGCATGAACATCATCAAGTTGACCTTGAGcagcttttaaaatacaaagCTGAAGATGATCCATCATTCACTAGGTGGTTATCTGCAAAGAGGGGGGCGCACACATCTTGGGATCGTCTCTACCAGTGTTGCAGTATTCTTTTTATCTATGTGAATatgttgttgaattttattttattattatttatttattttgcacatagGATCTTTGCTTTTTTGTTCATAATGATAGAATTTGTATGCTGAGATAAGcaaatgtttacatattttgcAGAAGACATGAAGTTTTGGTGGGTGATTGATTTGCATAAATAACAGTTTGATCATGCATTGCTAGTGTTGATCAAGTAGGCCTTTGTTCATTGTTGTTTATCcatgatttcaaataagaatCCTCCAATGACTTTTTAGTGCAAACCATTAGCCCAAATAACGCAAAGTAACTACTTGAGCACTAGTTAAAGCCCAAATGATGCAAAATAACTAACTGAGTTGACATCATTTGCTGACAGCTTGGCCCCCCCCAGCtaaaattcatgttttaaaatgttgttccATAGAACAATGAAAcaatttataaagtaaattaaaattgtttgatttttacatttaaaataaacttttctAAATACAGGTATTGTTAAACTTGTGTTCATAACAATATTATAAAACGGTGTGTGAGaatttgtctgtgtttgttgaatgCCATGAGAGACAGCAACCAAACACTGACCACAAGTTCCAACAACATTATAATACACAAATGAATCCCGCAGTAACTTACAAACTCCTCCGTTATAATGCATCATATAAGCACAATCATGGTCACTATATAATCCATTACTGTATCATTGTGTAAGTGAAGTTTACATAAGTTCATAAAAACTTGACAAGTTCTTGATCAAGATGCTGAAGAGGAGGCTGCCGAACTGAGGAGACGAATCCTTCATAGAGGAGCCAGGATGCCGTGGAGAATGGAGTTGAGACGTGCCTTATTAGCATCTCTAGCTTTGCACGTTTGATGAATTATTCTTTATTCATAAACTGCACATGTATTTAGGTGGATTAGACTTTTTATTTAGATAATTCAAGTAAACTGACAATTATACACATagcattaaaacacaaacatgacattttCGGTCTATAATAATCATAGGCTACAACTTTAAGACTGTGTGAGCAATGGCTCGGGCGGCCGGAGGCATTAAAACAGCCAAGACAAAGTAATTCCAGTTTTAAGGTGCGTTTAATCCACAGTGCAAAAAATTCCCAGCAAAAAGGCGTAAaaacaaaatctaaaataaaaaacatttacaaatctATACTTGAAGCATTAAGCATAGAGGCACTCCTGCCATGCGGTCAAACACTGCGAGAGCCTCCTGATTACTGAGCCCAACACCAGAACTAATTCACACGTGAACCATTTTCAAGCAGAGGCCACGCCCCTGGAACGTACCACAGGTGAAACTTACAGattaaacatttaacaatattattataccatcattttaaacacatcataaaTTCTGCTACGACAATACACAAAACCTCAAACAATCACAGCCAACAAATACACAATTAACCTTGCAACGTCATAACCAGAATGTCTGGCCCTGTTCAGATGACGTGACAGGAATCTACGTTTACCCAGCATGGTTACAGTTTCACAAAGGTAAGTCGTAATATGCAATCCCAAATAAAATACTCTGAATTAACATGAGTGTATTGTGGTTATTTACATGTTACccgaatgaatgaatgaataaataaatgatagcGAATATCGCTTTACACAAACCAAAGCCTGCAAGTGGCTAATGCTACGGCTACACGTCAAACCATAAACACATCATACACATcaatcaaaatacatatttatggtCACGTGCCTCTCCGTGACAGACTGTAAGAAGACGTACTAGTGCTTATCAAAAAATTAATGAAACTGAAACCAAATATAaagctgctgtccttctaaaaccttgtatctccatatttcatgatttttcttttttgtcataaatcattattattagtcaccctttatgttcgTCACTGtgttggttttgcaaatatctaactaatAAAAAGAACAGCATCAACATGCTGATCCAGACGCTGCCCCGTCAAAAAGCCCATGAATGGAGCCATGAAACTGAAGCGCTGGTTACAGTTTATTGGCTTGCCTATGGAGCGTCTAGATGATAACCATCCTCCACAAAGTAATACACTTTGCAAAAGCAGAGGAGATGGAGGAGGTGGGGCTGGCTTTGCTCGCCTTGCTGGCCATGAGGCATTCGGCTGTGCTGCTGGTGCCATCAACAGGTGCCACGTTAGGATTCTTCCTCCTGCAGAGccacacatttttttataaaaacaaagctttttCCTTCCATCATTCTGCAGGGCACCTGTGATGCCGAGGGTGCATTTATAGACGTGTACATTGGCAATCCAGGATCTGTACATGATGCCCTTGTCCTGCGCAGATCACCAATGTACCAGCAGGCTCTGTATCCACCAGCTGGAGACTTTCTCTCAGGAGATGGTGGACACCCATGCCTACAGCATCCTATTGCAATCTTGACCCCATACCGCCAGCCTGTCGCAAGTAAGAACACATTTCTGTCAGACACACACTTGCATACGTGGTTTACATCCCCATAGTCATAATGATGTCTGTACTGTACAAACCCaaccatcacagaaaactttctttttttaaatcatcatttagtatgtttaaGCCATTTGGTTTACGAGGACGCAGAAAGTGATTATGTTGTTATCCCCTTAACATTCACAGGGCCCATGGATACACGTTTTTATCATGTCTGCATTTTATTACCTTTGTTTAACATTATTATTCAACTAATACCGTGGCcgtaaaatgcaaaacaattatcaaatctaaaaacaaaataacaagccataaaacacaacaattcGGGGAAACAAAATTAACAAGTGAGCATAGTAATGCGATTGGCATGCCTGTGTACCATCCATGATTGTTTTCCCCTCACATGACACATgcatataagcatataacatgatatGTACTTTCATCTGTGGGTTATGGTGAGAGAGTGGCCGACAACATGACATGATCATTTGTTCTCccttacaaataaacaaacttatACGCTGTGAATACGCGCAACTGACGCTACGGGTCCCGACTGCAGAACTCGTAGGAAGATTAAAAACCTGAAATATCTGGAGAAATAAACACCAGAAGCAGTTTGTGGCTAAATAATTACAAATGCACCTTACAATGTGTGCCATGTGGCCGAGTTGTTCTGCTGCGCACCGGTGTGACAATCACGGATGGTACACAGGCATGCCAGTCGCATTACTATGAACGCTGATCAGTGCTCATGTGACGGAAGGCTCTGCTCACGCTCATCCAGTGTGAAACAGTAGCGCACCACGCATCTACGCCTAATGCAAGATGAGCCCGTTTGAACTTTGATTAACGTTCAAAggccacattttgttaataatgAATATGCTCTGTATCACATATAACTGTCCTTCCTCATAGTAACATTGAGcgtcctggatatcttgattgacaggagttttgttcaatcagcagtagctatcccattCCAGCAAAAGACCTGCCTTTTCtggtttgactgatttgtcaGAGTGTTTTCTGAccatttattttgtttcccgaattgttgttgtgttttatagttcgcaatttgcttttgttatttgctttgcgatttgttgttttgttttgcactttacGGCCACCGTAAATTAACCATCCCAAACTAAAACCATTTGAAAGCTAAAACACTCAACATTTATGTTCTGAAGTTGTTTTCGCAATcaataaaatgttcaaaaataggGACGCTTATATAACAGGTATACGCATTTGTGTCCTCGTAAACCACACATacaagtaaacacacacacacttcgcAATACCACACATTTTCAACACGATTTTTGATTAACAGGCCAAGTCGAAGCCCGATACAACAGGCATCACGCACAAGCAAGAAACATCATCGAGCGCACCTTCGGTGTGTTAAAGACGCGCTGGTATGCCATTTTCTTGAGGGCCTTGGAGATCAGGCCACTGTTCGCCCCAAAGGTGATTGGGGCCTGTTGCATCCTCCACAACGTTTGCTTGATGGTAGGCGATCTCCTGGCAGAGGAGGAAAGCCATGGCCAAGATGGCAGAGATGATGACATGGAGAATGCAGCAGTGGATGAGAGGGACCTATCAGGGAACCGTCTCCGAGGACGTCTTGCCGCTCAGCTTTCTTCTCCCGAGGAACTGCCTGCATGTCTGTGTGAACACGAGACACGTTCTAGACTAGACAGTAAACCTTTCCAGATGTTGCCAAtgttcacaaaaaaattaacatgaacagaTTTTCACAGTCTAACATGAGATccaatataaaaaatgattaaaacaagATAGATATAAATAGTTAGCCAAGTAccatggatggatggatgatagATAGATTTGagaaaaaggttaaaaatattcttaaaatatcttactttgtgttaagcaaaacaaagaaatgtatacaggtgtGTGGAACAACTTATGGgcgaataaataatgacagaatttttttctttttacagtcTCAGAGTAAACTAAATGTTAGTTTTAACACAAATCTTGGTAAGGCTCTTTAAGTAACAGAAAGCAGAGAGAAGAGCAGATTACCTTGTATTTATCTTTTAAGTTGTTCAACTTTTTTTGGCCTGTTAGGCCGTTCTGGCCAAACCAGAAGTGCAAACGAAGTGCCTGGGCAAAACAAAACCATAAAgattgacatgacatgacaaacCTTCAGATATACAGGGAATGATACAAGCACTCAAAATCAATACTCACTCCCATCCACTTTTACAGGAGCTGCGCCTCCCAGTGAACAGGCTTCCGTTGGCCACCCGCCATTCAATCAGCGCCCGAGTTTCCACAGCAATCCCTTGATATAAATAATCCTCAATATAAGTTTTAATGAACAGTACTACAATTCTAAATGAATTTGCTACGAAAGAGACATAAAGACAAGCAAACAATTTGGTCAAAGCTACAACACAGCACCATAAAAGTAAAGTTTCCGTTGAATAAAAGTAGTTAGGAAACTTTCCCTCAGCCAAAACAATTCTTGCGAGAACAA from Triplophysa rosa unplaced genomic scaffold, Trosa_1v2 scaffold60_ERROPOS404118, whole genome shotgun sequence harbors:
- the LOC130551064 gene encoding putative nuclease HARBI1 — protein: MYQQALYPPAGDFLSGDGGHPCLQHPIAILTPYRQPVASQVEARYNRHHAQARNIIERTFGVLKTRWYAIFLRALEIRPLFAPKVIGACCILHNVCLMVGDLLAEEESHGQDGRDDDMENAAVDERDLSGNRLRGRLAAQLSSPEELPACLCEHETRSRLDSKPFQMLPMFTKKLT